The genomic window GGCTTGACTGGTAGGGTACCTATCCCACTCGGTCatctcatttttagtatactcccACGCCACCTGATTCCCTTCATTCACCACTAGGTTATTAAAGTTCGGATTGTTCTAGTCCGTAGGGACAGAGCATTATCCTCATCATCTGACATGTTATACTCAGGAGTTTCATCGGTCTCAAGATCATATCGCTCCATCTATTCCATTAAACTAGAGATGTGTTCCCCCTCATCTACCTCACCAGTGGGTTCAATCGAAACAACCGATGACTGCCCAACATCCGATTCACCAatctcatcaccctcctcctccatatACCCCCACCTTGCATCTCCTCAACTCCCTCCTTATTCTTTCAttacacaagcaacataggtggGCAATCTATCCCTTTCAGACCATAAAAATTTCACTGTGCccctaaaaaaatcataaactgcCAGTTATCCGACATACCTGCCAATGATCGACAATAATGTCTACCATTGTTACGAGTATGGAAAGCTATATTCAAAACATTTACACCTACAAAACATAAAAGTAACATATGTAAACCTACTCTGCATTGTTAAACTATGTTTACTctacattgcaaaaaaaaaaacctaacaaCACTACATGTAATATcactaaatcctacatctatttGCTAAGTTATGTCTAAACCTACATCCTATTATTAAACTATGTCTAATCCTAGATCTAATTCcgaacatatgtctaaataatgcatctaattgctaaCATATGCCTAGAGACTAGATTtaattgctaaactatgtctaaagCTAGATTTGTATTATGCACTAtgtctaaacctagatctatgTTCTAACCTATgcctaaacctagatctaaGTTCTAACCCAATATTAATGGCTATCCTacttatttgtaaaaaaatgaagtaaaaaaattaCCTTTTCTGTAGGGCTTCGCatccttctttctcctccctcccctcttctctcctcttctcctgtCATGTGTGCTCtgctctctcatctctctcttctcAGGCAGCAGAGGAAGCAAATGAGGCGTGAGAGATGAGGAGATGGCCAGCACACCATTTATATTGGAAAATGTGTCTTCATTCAATGGGCGGCACCTTTCCCAATGGGCTTAAGATGGTGCGTATAGACACTCCTGTCGCCCGTTGGATAGGTCACAACAATGTGTCGTTCATCTAATGGATAATACCTTGACATCGCAGCTAGGTCAGCAGGTATTTAATTCCCTCCTATTTGACCATGACCCCACAAGGTGTCGCTCTTTGGATGAGTGATACCTTGCTGTCACTCATCTAGCGGGTAACATAGTCTACTTttacgattttttttgaaaaggacGTTATTTTTGGAAgtattgaaaaatatatatatataacactgttcatcttcttcccaCAGTCGAGCCGCCACTGTGCGCCCTTCTATGCCCTTTGGGCCAAGCACTAGCACCGCCTATCCCCCTGGGATCATGTTTATCCCGGACTCTGTGTCTCCAAGTCTCCAACCGATTTCGGTTTGGATTTCCTCTTATCCCTAATTCTAGCTAGGCCTATATAAgcagaaggggggggggggggcaattgACAGGGATCAATTGTTTGCCTTCGGTCAAGACCCTGTTTGTAGAAAGTTATTTTTTAAAGCTTTTAACTGGTATGGGCGTATGGTCCAAACTCATTAATCTGCTCTTCTTTCCTGAACAATGCAGCCTGTTTGTTCTCTTTCTCAAGGCATGTCTTTCAATTCAAGATGCAGTCGGTTTGCTCATTTGCCATAGTTCCAAGGCAAGTCTACTGAGCTTGCAGAAAGAGCGAAATATTGATACGCTGTAATTTCTTTCACTGTCCCATATTGAGGTCTTTTGTCTCTTTCTCAAgttgtgctctctctctctctctctctctctggagcATAAGAATGGGAGACACTTTATGAACAATATGCAGgctcgttctctctctctctctctctcattcacgttctctctcttttttgttcATGTTCGCTATAGGCTCACCGTGAGCGTGGATCATCATtcgttttctctctctccctcgctttaAGTAGTAAAGGTACAAAATACAAGCATTGTAGATATGAATAAAACCTGCCGACTTTGTCTTAAAAAACCATTGTAGATACAAAGGTGTgactcatgaaaaaaaaaagtaaatgtAAGAATCAAGTCATTCATATTTGTAATGTCTTTGATTTCCCGCGATGGATGTTCCATTCATCCATGGGAAATACTATGTGTTCTGCATaaaaaaaatgtccagaaaATAGCATATGTATACAAAtcattattcatatttttttcatcctcATCCTGTCAGCAGCAACCCGCATTTCCAATCAAAGGATTTCATTTATTCAACAATATCAAAGATACAAAGCATTGCATAGATGTAAGGACCAGACTCATGAAACAGACTAAACGAGATCGGCCCGTAACATACCCACACATGCAGAATTCCCTAAGTAAATTGGCTTGACTGGATGGTTTAAGCCACATTTATTCCCCAAATGACAAGCACTATATAACTCAAACTAGCATAATCAATCACAGAACAATTAAAATTCTTCCATCAATTAGAATCAGAGGGGCTTATATCACCAAGACTGTCTCCTGCACAATCACCCAGAGCTGCTTTGTCCACCAGAAGAGGACTCGAACAAGACCGTGTTGAGCCAATCATAAGGTTGCTGATGCAGGCCAGAAGGACCAGGTATGTCATGACCACCAGCAGTTTGGCCTCTATAATAACCATTGTTTCCCAAATAAACATTCGGTCCATTTGAAGGAATATTTGGAGGCCACTGGTAACTGGCAAATGGGTTTTCAGCAGCAAAGTTGTGAGTGTTTGAATGGTTTTGAGGCGGTGCCACTGTGTTGAAATTTTGTGCTCTGAAAGGAAGCTCGACTTGGGAAGGCAATGGCTGTGGAAGTTGTAGGGGCGGTGATAGATGAGGAAAATCATTGGACAATGGAATTTGCAATGATGATGTGGGTGCTATTGCTAGTGGTGGTGGCTGCGAAGGTAGTAGGGTAGACCCTAAGAAATATTGTGAGAAATGTTTGTTGTACTGGTGCGATTCATTAGGTAGTTTCATCATATGTGCCTGGTGTTGTAGCAGCTGCGTTTGTGGTGATGGCAGCATGACTGGATTCAGAAGAGAGGACTGCAACCTGGACGACGATGGAAGAAGCCATGACGATCGCGGAAGGTGGGAGGATGGCTGTAAGGGAGTACATGGAAGACGTCTTGTTGGCTGCTGCAGAGATAGATCACTTCTCCTACCGATCTCCAGCTGGTAGCCGGGGTGCAGTGCGTGCAGCCGACTATTAATATCTTGTTGAACTTGTGAGAGCCTATGTAACAGCTCGTTGACCTCATCGAGATCAAGATCCTTCTCATCGCCATAGATAAGCTTAGCCAACCTTGAGGTTTCCTGGACCTCcttttcacatgtcattgacacccTCCTCCTCTTGTCCTCCATGGCTTTGCCTTTCTCTAGCTCGAATAGCTCATTTTGCATATGGGTGATTCTGTCCAATTGTTCCTCGTTGACGAGTGGTGGTGCATGCCCTAAAAGGAAAGAATCAACGATGGAGTTAGCCGATGGGGTGCCGAAAGCGGACATCTTCCCATTTTTGGACTCCACTACAACAGCAACTCTTGCGCCAGTGAGAGTAGACAGGTCAGCAACGGTTTTATAAAGCCCGACACGCCGCTTAAAGAATGTGAGGCTGCGGTCTTTATCATCCTCAATAAAGCTAATACCAGATCTCCTCGCCCTCCTAGGCATTCTCAAATGGAGAATCAAAAGCAACTACTACCAATATATGAGTAagaaatgtatttttttcttcgaGAGGAGATCGATGTTTTTTTTATGGGAAAGAGGTTAAGATGCACCCCTTATATAGAAGGATAACAATCTGTAAATGGAACACATGATCCCTGTGATTCTAAAGGTAAAAATGGTCTCCTTTCGAAAACAACATCAACATGTTAGTTATAGATTCTTACCTCTTGTCACTGATGAAGGGGCCCATCTTTCGCATGGGCAAGGCGGGGCCCATTTCTCAGCAgccattagaaaaaaaaatgtaaaatgaaGTATTGCATAGATATTATTTCTTAGCAACTAAAATGGGCTCTATATCCTTTTTCCATATTaagtgtgtatttatttttgtgctaaaaatcacaatgcaattttttcatgtattaATTGGGAGCAGTTTTTGTATCCATTTGAGTCAATGCTGCCAATATAAGAAGCTCCACAAGTGTAGTGTTTAATGTTAATCAAACACAGCTATATACTATATGCTCTACTATAACTATAGGATAATCGAATATTAGTTGGATCCTTGGACTCCACTCTGAGGCTGCCGTTGCTATACAATTGTACCTAAATTTTTGGAACTAGTAATGAGTATTGTGATCCAACAAGGTCTTGGTTGAATGCAATGATTAAAATATTGTAGAATATAAATTTTGACCTGCTACAATTGCAATATCCTTAAAGTTCTCTCTTTGGTGCAGTCCTTGCATATAGGAATAGTTTGCACATCTCTAAATTTTAGAGCAAactatttaaaatatttaattcaaATCCCGATTTTATGACCATTCTAGGAAGAccctctaaaaaaaactaaatgtgTGCTATAACTAGGGCTGGAAAAGGTGGCGCTAATTCGGAACCAACTAAAGACCATTTCTAAAGTCTAGCTATTGTTTGAGCCATTATCCAAAATCCTCGGTACAATATTTTGGAATCGGTTGAAGATACCGACTATTTCCTTGatatacaaaaaaaaatatttaccaTTGGTGTTGTCTTCAGGAAGCAGATGGCAACTAGAAAGGACGGGGTCGGGGCTTTCCCATCATGCGCAACTAAGCCAATGCGGTGCAGTGGCTCTAGTCCAGAGCGGCACAGCGACCTGTGATGTTTTGTAGGGGGGGgggacacacacacacacacacacacacacagagagagagagagagagagagagagagagagagagagagagagagagagagagagagagagagagagagagagagagagagagagagagagagatggacgGGGGACAACGGTAGCGGAAAATAGATAGGTAGGAAAGAGGAAGGAAATGTGAATTTATATGGTTTTGTACGGGCTAGAGTTTTCCTAGTCAACGGTTGATTTGGGCTTGAAGATAAGCTGGAAAAGGCTTGAAGATAGGCTGGAAAAAAAGGATCGAGGGCTAGAGTTTTGCGTTGCTTTTATCATAGTGATGTCAAGGTTTTTGAGACCCTAGTAATATGATACTTTACATATAAGTTTAATTGTTATTGCATTGGTCTTGtgatatgtgtttttttttagaCATTACTTGCATTAAAAAACCGTACAAGGACTAAGGAATGATAATTGGATGTCTATTCAAGTTATGTTGTCATGTTATAGTTGAACGCTAGAGCAACGGTTTGGTGTTTCTGCTCAAAACTAATGGTTCCAACCTATATTGGCATGTTTCTGCTCTAACAACTTCATTTTTTGACACTTTGATAGTTCAGATTTCAGTCCATTTCCAGCATTATCgtattttattatgattttgaGAGAAAATATGGTTTAGGAAATTCATTTGACATTTTCTGAATTGATTTCGACCATTTTCACCCCATTCCATAACAAGCATGCTTCTCCCTTCACCGCCAGTGGCTCCTCCCGACAAGCTATCACGGAAATAGGTCGCAAACCACGTAGGAGTCAGCTGGTCGAGTCTCACTTGGCTAGCCTAAGACTACACATGGATTAAGAGTGGTAGGGCCAACACACTTCGAAGATCGTTTTGTAGGATCTCTCGTTTGACCACAAACCTAAGCTCGCACTTAGCCACCACTTCCAGGCTATGCTAGTCGTTGACATTATCAACACGCATGGTTTGGGGTttgaagcagcaggaggggtGGTCAATTCTGGGACTCTACGACCATAACAACGCCACAAGCTTATCTGATAAATTAAAAGCTTCATTCACACATAATACAAGCCTAAATTATAGTTCAAGGTTTACTCTTCTTCTACAACCTACTTGATGGTCTCCACCTGGAAGATAGACTCCACAAAATCCATTGACCCTTGATACTCCACATGTAGCCTCTCCATGGCTGCGCCGCGGGACTAGAGGTCACGATCCCCTCCTGAATGGTCTgaaggttgaagttggggtcgcgACAACAGTAGCACTTGAGAACGTACGTCGCCACGGCTCTCACTGCCGTTGTCACTTCCTTCGAGGACCTCACCACTAGGACACCTGAGAGATGGGTGAACCTCTCCATCAGGATGTGGATGGCATAGGTCCAGCCCAGGGTGGCCCTGTCATCCTTCAAGTCAGCAGCATCCAGCTCGATGCTCTTCAAAGGTCACTAGATTGCCTTAAAGGCTTCCTCAAGTATACCACAGGTCTTTCGCTTatcctccttgagctgagaATGTTTAGTAGTAAGCATGGCATTTTCCTGTTTAAGCTTGGCATTCTCCCACTGAAGCAAGCACCTTGCCTCCTTCTGTTTGGCCACTAGCTTCTCCAGCTCAGCGCACCTGCTATCCGCTGCCTCCCTCTCGGTGATCAGTCTTCGGATAGAGGTGGGAAGACTGGTGACCAAGGAAATCAGGTCGGAGCAGGCTCCATGACCTGCTCTACAGACACGAAGGTCATGACCAGTGCTCTTGGCATCAGAGCCACTAGAGGCTAGGGGCTGGAGCATCTTGCTGAGGCACTAGAGGAGGATTTGTAACCGAGGCCTATGGTGGAGTCGATGACTTGTAGTGACAACAGACTACAGAGTCAACAAAAAAAACTTCcaaagcatctacacctaactgGGAAACTTACCGTGTGGGTGGAGGGGTGAGCATGAGCCTTGTCCTCGTGAAGCCGCCGGTGACCATTGTCCCACGGGTGCGTTTGGAAGCTTCCGCGGAAGCCAAGTCCTCTGCCGCTTTCTTCCCCGCTAGCACAGGGCCTTGGCTAGTAGAAGCCtaatcgccccccccccccgacctgGTTGATGCTGGCCTGGTCAGTGCTGGTCTGGTCGAAGTGAGTCTGGTCAGGGCAGTGTTGGTCAACCATTTGTCATCCGGCACTATTTGTAGAAGCTCCACCCATGATCACTGGCTGGCTTCGAGCAGTCTGGTCATAGCTATGATTAGGTTGTTCTATTCCACGACCAGATTGGAGACCGGTCAGGGTGGTGTTAGGCGATGGAGTGGTCATTTGGGCGACTGGATTGATGTCCCGAACAACCTCCATGACCTCGTCTACTATCGAATGCAAGACATCAACCTCAAGAAGACCATGTAGCAGCCCAAGTCACAAACCCCTTTTCCTTGGGCAAGGATCTAGGACGATGATTGCGGGGAGAGGCCGAACTTACCAATTTGAGCCAAGCCCTTTCTAATGAAGGAAGGTCACATAGCGGAGGAACACCACACGGAGGGCCATCTTTTCTCTAGGCAGCCGACATCAGGATTCAGACCCATGAATCGATGGCCTCATCGGTGAGATCTGGATAGTAGGACTATGTAAAGGGTCATGCGCCTAGCATAAAAAAATGCCAAAGAAATGGTTGCGATGTTACCCATGGAGGGCTCCCGGGTGTCATTGTCGCTCCCAGTGTATAGGAATGCCAGATGAGCCCTCCTCTGTAAGGGGCACAACCGGTGCTTGGTGAAATCACAGACGATGTCCAATCCCGTCAGCCCAGCTTCCCCAAGCCGCTTGACCCGAGTGGTGAGGGTCAGTAGCTTCGGAGTTATCTTTGGGTCACTCCCCTAGTTTTCGGTGACTAGCGTCGATGTGCTCGGCACATGCAAGTTGTCCAAGGCGCTGTCTGCTGATAGGTAGAACCAATCATCCCTCCAGCCCCAACCAAGATGATTTGAGGCCCATTTTGAGATAGGAATACACAATGTCGTCGTGGAGACAGAACCCATAGCTCCCTGTGGCTTGTCCAGTCACCAACTTGGCCGAGTAGAAAAATCAGAAGAGATCAGGACATGGCTCGACCCCAATGAAAttctcgcacatgtgagcaaagatgctcaacatgataATAGAATTAGGGTTAAGATGGAGGTGGTCAATGTAGTAGAAGGTAATGATGATGGTGAAGAACTCAAAGAAGGTTGGCACGAGACCAGCCAggaagaaggaaacaaacatgATGAACTCCCCCTAACGGGGAGCAGGCACGCTCTACCCGAAACGGTACCTAGAAGACATGTAACGAGGAAGGAGACCGGCATCGCACATCTATTTCAGCCTCACCATATCACACTTGGAATTGGGGAAATCTAGCTCGTTGCCATTGCGCGGCGCCATAACGGGTGCAAGAATGGGGACGGAGAAGAAGGGTTCTGAGCGCAAAAGGTGTAGAGGCTATGAGAGATGGCAAAAGGATGGGGAACCTTGggctttccaatttatagggtCGACACGATATCCCAACTATCGTGGAGTCCAgccacctcaaaactcaaaaggatgcacatggggaaccaaaattccctcgggTCTGGTGGCAATTAATGTTTCT from Phragmites australis chromosome 14, lpPhrAust1.1, whole genome shotgun sequence includes these protein-coding regions:
- the LOC133891201 gene encoding uncharacterized protein LOC133891201 — protein: MPRRARRSGISFIEDDKDRSLTFFKRRVGLYKTVADLSTLTGARVAVVVESKNGKMSAFGTPSANSIVDSFLLGHAPPLVNEEQLDRITHMQNELFELEKGKAMEDKRRRVSMTCEKEVQETSRLAKLIYGDEKDLDLDEVNELLHRLSQVQQDINSRLHALHPGYQLEIGRRSDLSLQQPTRRLPCTPLQPSSHLPRSSWLLPSSSRLQSSLLNPVMLPSPQTQLLQHQAHMMKLPNESHQYNKHFSQYFLGSTLLPSQPPPLAIAPTSSLQIPLSNDFPHLSPPLQLPQPLPSQVELPFRAQNFNTVAPPQNHSNTHNFAAENPFASYQWPPNIPSNGPNVYLGNNGYYRGQTAGGHDIPGPSGLHQQPYDWLNTVLFESSSGGQSSSG